CGTCGGCAAAATCCAGCCGGAAAGAACTGTCTTCAAAAAATTCCAACATGCGGTTGGCGGCTTCAATCCGCTCGTCGAGCATGCCGGGCTTTTCGAGTTCGGAGGCCGATTGGTAAAGCTGTTCCACAACCAAAAATTCTGTGGCGGCAATCAGATTGGGATAGGAGACGCTGGAAGTCTCGGGATCCCTGAGCCGAGCTTTGATCCCTTCCAAGAACGCTTTGCGCTTCTCGGGCGAAAGAGTGTTTTCCGGGTCGCTCATGCCGGAACCGAAGTCGTAGGCGATTTCCAGCCCCTTATCCGCAAACTTGGGCTTGAACTCATCAAGCTTGGCTTTGTAATCTTTGGCAAAGGCCTCGGCGCCGCTTTGCCGGCGGGCGTTTTCAAGCAGTTCCGCCTTTTTGGATTCAAAATCCTTGGGGAGGTTGGCGTTGACCGAGACGAGCTTGAAGATCACTGGGGATCCCCCGGACATGACCACGCCGCTGACCTCGCCCGGCTTCAAGTCCATCAGAGGCTTGAGTTCCGGCGTGTTTTCCATGATCGCACGGGTGAGTTTCACCTGTCGTTCTTCGGCTTTTGCGGCCGGGGCAGCTTCCTTTTGCAGGCTGGCAAAATCCCCTCCGCCGGCCGCCTTGGCTTGAATGGCCTTGGCTTGGGCTTCGCGATCGGCAAGCGGTTTCTTCAAGTCGTCGAAGCGGATCGTGGCCAACGTGAATTCCTCAAAACCCTTCTTGAGATCTTCCTCGGACACCACAGCCGATTTCGTGTAGGCGTCTTTGACAAGTTCTTGCTGGACTGCCGTCGTGACCTGAGCCTTGGTCTTGGCATCGGCATACCGTTGCATGATGCCGTCCACCTGGGCTTTCTCAAACTCCGCGGGGGTTTTCTTCATCAGCTCGGTAAAGCGTTTGTCAAACGCATCCGGCGCATCGCCGGCCTTGATCATCCCCATCTGCGTCAGCTGCTCACGGTACTGCTGGATCTGATCCTTGGCCACCCGCTCGGCAACCGACCGAACCCCTTCTTCGGTGACTTGGACGCCTTTTTGCTGGGCCAAGGCCCCGATAGCGGCCGACTGGGCGTAGCTGCTGGCGGCGGCAACCGCGGTGGAAAGCTCGCCGATCGCCGTTCCCTGGCTGCCTTGCATCTGTTGCTGCTGGGAATACTCGGCCAGGCGTTCTGAAAATTCCTTGGCCGTCACCTTCCTCCCGGCTACGGTGAACAGGACAGTTTCTTCTGACATTTGGCCCGGAGTCTGGTTGTGGGACATCCAACTCCCGGCAACCATGCCAATGACCATGAGGGTTCCGATGACGACCAACAGGGCTTGACACCCTTTGGTTTCCATGGCTTTGCGGATTGATACGATGGACAAGTCGATTGCTCCCTGACTGCTGAAAGGCAACACATTTTGGCACCACACCATTCCCACGGCCCGGCCCAGACCTTGACATGTAGACAAAATATGTGAATAATCAAGACGTCTGGCAGACACAAGTCAGGGTCTGCAGGGAAAACCGATGGCAAAAGGATTGACCGCACGTCAGGAAGAAATCTTGCGATTCGTCGCCGACTACCAGGCGGAACATGGTTACCCGCCGTCGATCCGCGAAATTGGGGCCCGGTTCAAAATCGGTTCGCTCCGGGGCGTCACCGTCCACCTCGACGCATTGGAGAAAAAAGGGTACATCGAACGGGCCAACACCCCCCGCTCCATCAAAGTCGTCCACCCGGCTTTCCAGAATTCTGTGAACGTGAGCATGTTGCCGCTCCTGGGATCCATTGCCGCGGGCGCACCGATCCTGGCCGAAGACTATGTTGAAGACATGATCCCCGTGCCGAGCGAAATGGTTCGGAATATCGCCAATGCCTTCGTCCTCCGCGTCAAAGGCGATTCCATGACGGGGGACGGGATCAACCCGCGCGACCTTGTGGTCATCAAACCCCAAGCCACTGCCACCCACGGCGAACTCGTCGCCGTTTTGGTGGACAACGAGGCGACGGTCAAACGGATGCACATGCGCGATGGGGAAATCAAATTGATGCCCAGCAACCCCGCCTACGAGCCCATCCCGGTGGACGACCCTCAAAACACCCGGGTCATCGGCCGGGTCATCGGCCTGATGCGGGACTACCAGGGAATGGCCTTTTAAGGCCCGCTGACGTAGCGCATCCGGGAAACGAGCTGGCCGCCGACCCGGTGCTCCTGCAAGTGGATCCCTTTGCCAAGCCGGAACCACGTGTCGATCTCATGGATCACCCCGACCGCTGTCAGCTCCACTTGGCCCGTCGGCAAAACCGTCTTCTTGCCGTCCACCGATTCCTCGCTCGACGAAACTTTGAGTGTCGCCGTTGCCGGAACCGTATGGCCCGCCGTCCGCACCCGGCCCGCCCATTTGCTGACCGTCCCCGGTTTCTGGTCGGAGAAAATCGGGAGCGGCGGGAAGAATTCCGAATTGCCGAGTTGCCCGGCAATCAAGCGGCCATCCTGCCAAGCCAGGGTCGTGGTGCCCATTTCTGAAACCAAAGCCCAGCCGCTGGTTTGGCCAACGGGGGCGGGGCGGGAAACACGGACGGTGGCCACCCGGTTCACCAACCCAGCCGTGCAATCGTATGTCCAGGTGTTGCCGGATTCTAAAGGCATGAGCTGGGAACCCCGATTGCAACCGGCGAGCAAAAGCAGCGCCAAAATGGGAGCGACAAATGCTTTCATACCGCCTCCAGTTTGGCAAGTGAC
Above is a genomic segment from Armatimonadota bacterium containing:
- a CDS encoding peptidyl-prolyl cis-trans isomerase gives rise to the protein MSIVSIRKAMETKGCQALLVVIGTLMVIGMVAGSWMSHNQTPGQMSEETVLFTVAGRKVTAKEFSERLAEYSQQQQMQGSQGTAIGELSTAVAAASSYAQSAAIGALAQQKGVQVTEEGVRSVAERVAKDQIQQYREQLTQMGMIKAGDAPDAFDKRFTELMKKTPAEFEKAQVDGIMQRYADAKTKAQVTTAVQQELVKDAYTKSAVVSEEDLKKGFEEFTLATIRFDDLKKPLADREAQAKAIQAKAAGGGDFASLQKEAAPAAKAEERQVKLTRAIMENTPELKPLMDLKPGEVSGVVMSGGSPVIFKLVSVNANLPKDFESKKAELLENARRQSGAEAFAKDYKAKLDEFKPKFADKGLEIAYDFGSGMSDPENTLSPEKRKAFLEGIKARLRDPETSSVSYPNLIAATEFLVVEQLYQSASELEKPGMLDERIEAANRMLEFFEDSSFRLDFADELLKAKRNDDAFAMALAAAQNNGDYSQTGEMVYQKLSQMTLSAAQTKAWTDDQIKQLRSELERWQTEHQRDLDDQKKNEEEQKKATTDLDKDLVPEQAPKANGETPAPKDGAGKAKSGN
- the lexA gene encoding transcriptional repressor LexA; the protein is MAKGLTARQEEILRFVADYQAEHGYPPSIREIGARFKIGSLRGVTVHLDALEKKGYIERANTPRSIKVVHPAFQNSVNVSMLPLLGSIAAGAPILAEDYVEDMIPVPSEMVRNIANAFVLRVKGDSMTGDGINPRDLVVIKPQATATHGELVAVLVDNEATVKRMHMRDGEIKLMPSNPAYEPIPVDDPQNTRVIGRVIGLMRDYQGMAF